In Dermacentor variabilis isolate Ectoservices chromosome 11, ASM5094787v1, whole genome shotgun sequence, one genomic interval encodes:
- the LOC142563830 gene encoding uncharacterized protein LOC142563830 has protein sequence MNSLVCSVLLSVLVASAFGGFIGGGGGGLGGGLGGGYVGGGGLGGYGGGYGGSYGGGYGGGLGGGVGFGGLGAGGLGGGGGAVGVGSSVVLLSGGRAGAGKSVAGPAFLVRTVHHVNQVSGGGAVVAHSGIGGVGGGAGVGGAGLGGGFGGLGGGLGGYGGGVTYGGYGGYGGYGAGGYGGYGGYGAGGYGGGGAVGKVVLVKHHK, from the coding sequence GTCTGCAGCGTCCTGCTAAGTGTCCTGGTTGCCAGCGCCTTCGGAGGTTTCATtggaggcggcggcggtggactaGGCGGCGGTCTGGGTGGTGGATACGTTGGTGGAGGTGGTCTCGGTGGCTACGGCGGAGGCTACGGCGGAAGCTACGGTGGAGGCTACGGCGGAGGTCTCGGAGGCGGCGTCGGTTTCGGAGGTCTGGGTGCCGGTGGCCTCGGTGGAGGCGGCGGTGCCGTCGGTGTCGGAAGCAGCGTCGTCCTGCTCAGCGGTGGCCGGGCGGGTGCCGGCAAGTCCGTGGCCGGACCGGCCTTCCTGGTCCGCACTGTACACCACGTCAATCAGGTCAGCGGCGGCGGAGCCGTCGTGGCCCACTCCGGAATCGGAGGCGTCGGCGGAGGCGCCGGCGTTGGAGGTGCCGGTCTCGGCGGTGGCTTTGGAGGTCTCGGAGGTGGCCTCGGAGGTTACGGAGGTGGCGTCACCTATGGTGGCTATGGTGGTTACGGGGGCTACGGCGCTGGTGGATACGGTGGCTACGGTGGCTACGGCGCTGGCGGCTATGGCGGCGGTGGTGCCGTCGGCAAGGTCGTGCTCGTCAAGCACCACAAATAG